One window of the Nocardia huaxiensis genome contains the following:
- a CDS encoding AraC family transcriptional regulator, which translates to MGTGEHARLWTSAASPQVDLLAARFETFEFDKHSHEQLSVGMIEQGAEGLHMAGGKVVIPAGRLVIINPGQVHTGFAAVESGWRYRMFYFDTALVEELARERLGSREVWFPETAVRDDALFARLRRAHQEQEQPTDPLTAESLLVTGLGAVLTRHALRGPSRIPSTLPRRGLEAARQLLHDRWTEPVTVAELTAAVGIPRATLISAFRATYGLPPHAYLLRLRANRARRLLLSGGLPAEVAAATGFADQAHLTRICKRYFGVTPGAIRT; encoded by the coding sequence ATGGGAACCGGGGAACACGCACGCCTGTGGACCTCGGCGGCCAGCCCCCAGGTGGACCTGCTCGCCGCCCGCTTCGAAACCTTCGAATTCGACAAGCACAGCCACGAGCAACTCTCGGTCGGCATGATCGAACAGGGCGCCGAGGGGCTGCACATGGCGGGCGGCAAGGTGGTCATACCGGCGGGCCGGCTGGTGATCATCAACCCGGGACAGGTACACACCGGATTCGCCGCCGTCGAATCCGGCTGGCGCTACCGCATGTTCTACTTCGACACCGCGCTCGTCGAGGAGCTGGCGAGGGAGCGGCTCGGCTCGCGTGAGGTCTGGTTCCCCGAAACCGCCGTCCGCGACGACGCCCTCTTCGCCCGGCTGCGTCGCGCACATCAGGAGCAGGAACAGCCCACCGATCCGCTCACCGCCGAATCCCTCCTGGTCACCGGACTCGGTGCGGTCCTCACCCGGCATGCGCTCCGCGGCCCCTCCCGCATCCCCTCCACTCTGCCTCGCCGGGGTCTGGAAGCCGCCCGCCAACTCCTGCACGACCGTTGGACCGAACCCGTCACCGTCGCCGAACTCACTGCGGCCGTGGGCATCCCACGCGCCACCCTGATCAGCGCCTTCCGCGCGACCTACGGCCTCCCACCCCACGCCTACCTGCTGCGCCTGCGCGCCAATCGCGCCCGCCGCCTCCTGCTCTCCGGCGGCCTGCCCGCCGAGGTAGCCGCCGCCACCGGCTTCGCCGATCAAGCCCACCTGACCCGAATCTGCAAGCGCTACTTCGGCGTCACCCCCGGTGCCATCCGCACCTGA
- a CDS encoding AurF N-oxygenase family protein → MGDEATLLPRESFAQRLLTGSVKKSYDPVVDLDWDAPLDPEKLFLPPEVVSLYGTDLWEAMTAEQRRELSRQELANVLSVGIWFENLLNRLLLRELMAGDPTSRHSHYTLTEMGDECRHMMMFGRLIERIEARPYWPNRYERLVISSLQQFLRGPMVWVGALVGEEIFDAIQRRTLDDPELQPIVARAMRIHVTEEARHIGFARDALARRVPEMSKSELAYTKLCVAIAAPLFVHLMTNWHMYVRAGLEDGRAARRAARANPHSRRALGLGAANLGAFLDKQGLIGPMGKRIWRRQGLL, encoded by the coding sequence ATGGGCGACGAGGCCACACTGCTCCCCCGCGAATCCTTCGCGCAGCGTTTGCTGACCGGATCGGTCAAGAAGTCCTACGACCCGGTGGTCGATCTGGACTGGGACGCACCGCTGGATCCGGAGAAACTCTTTCTGCCGCCCGAGGTGGTGTCGCTGTACGGCACGGACCTCTGGGAGGCCATGACCGCCGAGCAGCGCCGGGAACTGTCCCGGCAGGAGCTCGCGAATGTGCTGTCGGTGGGCATCTGGTTCGAGAATCTGCTCAATCGGCTGCTGTTGCGCGAGCTCATGGCCGGTGATCCCACCTCGCGGCATTCGCACTACACGCTCACCGAAATGGGTGACGAATGCCGGCACATGATGATGTTCGGGCGGCTCATCGAGCGCATCGAGGCGCGGCCGTACTGGCCCAATCGCTATGAGCGGCTGGTGATCAGCTCACTGCAGCAGTTCCTGCGCGGGCCCATGGTGTGGGTGGGCGCGCTGGTCGGCGAGGAGATCTTCGACGCCATTCAGCGGCGCACCCTCGATGATCCGGAATTGCAGCCGATCGTGGCGCGCGCCATGCGGATTCATGTCACCGAGGAGGCGCGGCACATCGGTTTCGCGCGGGACGCGCTGGCGCGGCGGGTGCCGGAGATGTCGAAATCCGAACTGGCGTATACGAAACTGTGTGTCGCGATCGCCGCGCCGCTGTTCGTGCATCTGATGACGAACTGGCACATGTATGTTCGCGCGGGCCTCGAGGACGGCCGGGCCGCACGCCGGGCCGCACGGGCCAACCCGCATTCCCGGCGTGCACTGGGGCTCGGCGCGGCGAATCTCGGTGCGTTCCTGGACAAGCAGGGCTTGATCGGGCCGATGGGCAAGCGCATCTGGCGGCGGCAGGGGCTGCTGTGA
- a CDS encoding MFS transporter produces the protein MINRTAEQNIPDRTENPPRLPISPLLALGTAAFLTVLTEALPAGVLPGMSADLRVGEAATGQLVTVYAIGTALSAIPLLAATAGWRRKRLLLAGMSGFLVANTVTAMSTVFTVTLVARLLAGIAAGVVWALLAGYARRMVPESLQGRAIAMVMAGIPLALSLGIPAGTFLGEALNWQVTFGLMSILAVVLIGWMVAAVPDFPGQASATGLPIAATAARPGVAVILFVTLTFVLAHNILYTYIATFLAEVGLHGQVGAVLLVFGIASMASIWFTGVHIDRRLRGLIIAATVLVAVAAAILAFRSGSAPLVYVAAALWGLGWGGVPTLLQTAAAKTGGDVADTAQAMLVTLWNVAMAGGGVAGGALLDAFGPRVFPWAVLALLAPTALAIGVARTAWR, from the coding sequence ATGATCAATCGCACTGCCGAGCAGAACATTCCGGACCGAACCGAAAACCCTCCGCGACTACCGATCTCACCGCTGCTGGCGCTGGGCACGGCGGCCTTCCTGACCGTGCTCACCGAGGCGCTGCCCGCGGGCGTGCTACCGGGAATGAGCGCCGATCTGCGCGTCGGCGAGGCCGCGACCGGACAGCTCGTCACCGTCTACGCGATCGGCACCGCGCTGTCGGCGATTCCGCTGCTGGCCGCGACGGCGGGCTGGCGGCGCAAACGCCTGCTGCTCGCCGGGATGAGCGGATTCCTGGTGGCGAACACCGTGACCGCGATGTCGACCGTGTTCACCGTGACCCTGGTCGCGCGGTTGCTGGCTGGTATCGCCGCCGGCGTGGTGTGGGCGCTGCTGGCCGGCTACGCGCGGCGCATGGTGCCGGAATCATTGCAGGGCAGGGCCATTGCCATGGTGATGGCGGGCATTCCGCTCGCGCTGTCGCTGGGCATTCCGGCCGGCACTTTCCTGGGCGAGGCCCTGAACTGGCAGGTCACCTTCGGCCTGATGTCGATCCTGGCGGTGGTGCTCATCGGATGGATGGTGGCCGCGGTGCCCGACTTCCCGGGACAGGCGTCGGCGACCGGCCTGCCGATCGCCGCGACCGCGGCCCGGCCGGGCGTGGCGGTGATCCTGTTCGTGACGCTGACTTTCGTTCTCGCGCACAATATTCTGTACACCTACATCGCCACCTTCCTCGCCGAGGTCGGCCTGCACGGCCAGGTCGGAGCCGTCCTGCTGGTGTTCGGCATCGCGTCGATGGCGAGCATCTGGTTCACCGGTGTCCACATCGACCGCCGGCTGCGCGGATTGATCATCGCCGCAACGGTTCTCGTCGCCGTGGCGGCGGCGATCCTCGCATTCCGCTCCGGCAGTGCGCCTCTCGTGTACGTCGCAGCGGCGCTGTGGGGTCTGGGCTGGGGTGGCGTGCCGACCCTGCTGCAGACCGCGGCCGCCAAAACCGGTGGGGACGTGGCCGATACCGCGCAGGCCATGCTGGTGACGCTGTGGAATGTCGCCATGGCCGGCGGCGGGGTGGCCGGTGGTGCGCTGCTGGACGCGTTCGGCCCCCGCGTCTTCCCCTGGGCGGTGCTGGCACTGCTCGCCCCGACGGCCCTGGCGATCGGCGTGGCGCGCACCGCCTGGCGCTGA
- a CDS encoding DUF4873 domain-containing protein — protein sequence MRRGRRKFRYDDAAAPEPEPAPEYSGPAMLDAPGCEVLVAVRLNGHLDPIDGRFHWYGRVSTTDGAELPEPGRGQVFLTVPGGHPTAGVLQERDPWGDLRIVGIGAPPFPLEPSATG from the coding sequence GTGAGGCGCGGGCGCCGCAAGTTCCGCTACGACGATGCGGCGGCGCCGGAACCCGAACCGGCGCCGGAGTATTCGGGTCCGGCCATGCTGGACGCGCCGGGCTGCGAGGTGCTCGTGGCCGTGCGTCTGAACGGCCACCTGGATCCCATCGACGGCCGATTCCATTGGTACGGGCGAGTTTCCACGACCGACGGTGCGGAGCTGCCCGAGCCGGGGCGCGGGCAGGTGTTCCTCACCGTGCCCGGCGGACATCCCACCGCGGGCGTGCTCCAGGAGCGCGATCCGTGGGGTGATCTGCGCATCGTCGGGATCGGCGCGCCGCCATTTCCCTTGGAGCCCAGCGCTACCGGCTAA
- the dop gene encoding depupylase/deamidase Dop, with translation MQRIIGIEVEYGISTPAEPTANPILTSTQAVLAYAAAEGVPRAKRTRWDYEVESPLRDARGFDLGRLNGPAPVIDADEVGAANMILTNGARLYVDHAHPEYSAPEVTDPLDAVIWDKAGERVMEAAARYASSVPGAPRMQLYKNNVDGKGASYGTHENYLMSRETPFNQIILGLTPFFVSRQVVCGSGRVGIGQSGDQPGFQLSQRADYIEVEVGLETTLKRGIINTRDEPHADADKYRRLHVIIGDANLAEWSTYLKVGTTALVLDLIEAGEDLSDLQLARPVTAVHTISHDPTLRATVALADGRELTGLALQRIYLDRVEKYMDRIGNDDPRVQDVIEKWAHVLDLLERDPMETADLLDWTAKLRLLEGMRNREGLTWAAPKLHLVDLQYSDVRLDKGLYNRLVARGSMQRLVTEQQILDAMTNPPTDTRAYFRGECLRRFGADIAAASWDSVIFDLGGDSLVRIPTLEPRRGTKQHVGKLLDGVHTAAQLVEQLTH, from the coding sequence ATGCAGCGCATTATCGGAATCGAGGTCGAGTACGGCATTTCCACGCCGGCCGAGCCGACGGCCAACCCGATTCTCACGTCCACCCAAGCCGTGCTCGCCTATGCCGCGGCGGAGGGCGTGCCGCGAGCCAAACGCACGCGATGGGATTACGAGGTCGAATCGCCGCTGCGCGACGCGCGCGGATTCGACCTCGGGCGGCTCAACGGCCCCGCCCCGGTGATCGACGCCGACGAGGTCGGCGCGGCGAACATGATCCTCACCAACGGCGCCCGGCTGTACGTGGACCACGCCCACCCCGAATACTCCGCACCCGAGGTCACCGACCCCCTGGACGCGGTCATCTGGGACAAGGCGGGGGAGCGGGTCATGGAGGCCGCCGCACGGTACGCCTCCAGCGTGCCGGGAGCCCCGCGCATGCAGCTGTACAAGAACAATGTCGACGGCAAGGGCGCCTCCTACGGCACCCACGAGAACTACCTCATGAGCCGCGAAACACCGTTCAACCAGATCATTCTGGGGCTCACGCCGTTCTTCGTGTCGCGGCAGGTGGTCTGTGGCTCCGGCCGTGTGGGCATCGGGCAGTCCGGGGATCAGCCCGGCTTCCAGCTGTCGCAGCGCGCCGACTACATCGAGGTCGAGGTCGGCCTGGAGACCACGCTCAAGCGCGGCATCATCAACACCCGCGACGAACCGCACGCCGACGCCGACAAGTACCGTCGCCTGCACGTCATCATCGGCGACGCCAACCTGGCCGAATGGTCCACCTACCTCAAGGTCGGCACCACCGCCCTGGTGCTGGACCTGATCGAGGCCGGCGAGGACCTCTCGGATCTGCAACTGGCCCGCCCGGTCACCGCCGTGCACACCATCAGCCACGACCCGACCCTGCGCGCCACCGTCGCCCTGGCCGACGGCCGCGAGCTGACCGGCCTTGCGCTGCAACGCATCTACCTCGACCGCGTCGAGAAGTACATGGACCGCATCGGCAATGACGACCCGCGCGTGCAGGACGTCATCGAGAAGTGGGCGCACGTGCTCGACCTGCTCGAGCGCGACCCCATGGAAACCGCCGACCTGCTCGACTGGACCGCGAAACTCCGTCTGCTGGAAGGCATGCGCAATCGCGAGGGCCTGACCTGGGCCGCCCCCAAGCTGCACCTGGTCGACCTGCAGTACTCCGACGTGCGCCTCGACAAGGGCCTCTACAACCGTCTCGTGGCGCGCGGCTCCATGCAGCGCCTGGTCACCGAACAGCAGATCCTCGACGCCATGACCAACCCGCCCACCGACACCCGCGCCTACTTCCGCGGCGAATGCCTGCGCCGCTTCGGCGCGGATATCGCTGCGGCGAGCTGGGATTCGGTGATCTTCGACCTGGGCGGCGATTCGCTGGTGCGCATCCCCACCCTGGAACCGCGTCGCGGCACCAAACAGCACGTCGGCAAACTGCTCGACGGTGTGCACACCGCGGCGCAGCTGGTGGAGCAGCTCACCCACTGA
- a CDS encoding MerR family transcriptional regulator translates to MRIGELAKRSGTTPRLLRYYEEQGLIVSSRCGNGYRSYDEALVDRVAQIRGLLDAGLPTRIIRKILPCLNTPRVIHFADPTPEMIETLERERDRMTGHIEVMIRNRDAIAAYLETVLAADRRSRGPGVAGSQPVDDPW, encoded by the coding sequence ATGCGCATCGGAGAGCTGGCCAAACGCAGCGGCACCACGCCTCGGCTGCTGCGCTACTACGAGGAACAGGGTCTGATCGTCTCCAGTCGCTGCGGCAACGGCTACCGGTCCTATGACGAAGCGCTGGTCGATCGCGTGGCGCAGATCCGGGGGCTGCTCGATGCGGGCCTGCCCACCCGCATCATCAGGAAGATCCTGCCCTGCCTGAACACACCCCGGGTCATCCACTTCGCCGATCCGACACCGGAGATGATCGAAACCCTGGAACGCGAACGCGATCGGATGACCGGCCACATCGAGGTGATGATCCGCAATCGCGACGCCATCGCCGCCTACCTGGAGACGGTGCTGGCGGCCGACCGCCGCTCGCGCGGGCCCGGCGTGGCCGGTTCACAGCCAGTCGACGACCCATGGTGA
- a CDS encoding DUF418 domain-containing protein — protein MVEPVSTPASRPPAATVTAPNPVSAAADSAAVSTATASAGARSARLAALDVLRGIAILGTLGTNIWIFTNTSGLVGYIAGDEQPSGAWYWAEAVLQQLAQGKFLGLLTIMFGIGLAIQQASAVRGGRAWPGGYPIRAGLLFLDGLLNFFLVAEFDVLMGYAVTGLVVAFVLATSPKAQRRWLIIAASIHTAMLTLAAVGMILAAGQPDSSEPKTVEPTPYADGSFWDLVVYRWDNLLVFRLEAIVIFPMSVALFLLGARLFRAGVFLPEGARIRKRLMIIGFGVAAPLDFALGVFGGGDLILFTRYGLAPFVAMGILALVAQFYLHRPAPGLIGRRFSEVGRMALSCYILQNLVAGAICYGWGLGLAELVSPNSRVPFTVGVYVVVAAIMLLFAHLWLRRFERGPVEWMWNLSYRALTRQR, from the coding sequence ATGGTCGAACCGGTCTCCACCCCAGCGTCCCGGCCTCCGGCCGCCACCGTCACCGCGCCGAATCCTGTTTCGGCAGCGGCGGATAGCGCGGCGGTGAGCACCGCGACGGCATCGGCGGGAGCGCGCTCGGCCCGGCTGGCGGCACTGGACGTGCTGCGCGGCATCGCCATTCTCGGCACGCTCGGCACCAATATCTGGATCTTCACCAACACCTCGGGGCTGGTCGGCTACATCGCGGGCGATGAGCAGCCGTCGGGTGCGTGGTACTGGGCCGAGGCGGTGCTGCAGCAGTTGGCGCAGGGCAAATTCCTCGGATTGCTGACCATCATGTTCGGCATCGGGCTGGCCATTCAGCAGGCGTCCGCGGTGCGCGGCGGGCGGGCCTGGCCGGGCGGCTATCCGATCCGGGCCGGACTGTTGTTTCTGGACGGCCTGCTCAACTTCTTCCTGGTCGCCGAATTCGACGTGCTCATGGGGTACGCGGTGACCGGGCTGGTGGTGGCCTTCGTGCTCGCGACGAGCCCGAAGGCGCAGCGACGCTGGCTCATCATTGCCGCGAGCATCCACACCGCCATGCTCACCCTGGCCGCCGTGGGCATGATTCTGGCTGCGGGACAACCGGATTCGAGCGAGCCGAAAACCGTGGAACCGACCCCGTACGCGGACGGCTCGTTCTGGGATCTGGTCGTCTACCGCTGGGACAACCTGCTCGTCTTCCGCCTCGAGGCGATCGTCATCTTCCCCATGTCGGTAGCTCTGTTCCTGCTGGGCGCGCGCCTGTTCCGGGCCGGGGTCTTCCTGCCCGAAGGTGCGCGAATCCGCAAGCGGCTCATGATCATCGGCTTCGGCGTCGCCGCGCCCCTGGACTTCGCGCTGGGCGTCTTCGGCGGCGGCGACCTGATCCTGTTCACCCGCTACGGCCTCGCACCGTTCGTCGCCATGGGCATCCTGGCGCTGGTGGCGCAGTTCTACCTGCACCGCCCCGCCCCGGGCTTGATCGGCCGCCGTTTCTCCGAGGTCGGGCGAATGGCGTTGAGCTGCTACATCCTGCAGAACCTCGTGGCGGGCGCGATCTGCTACGGCTGGGGTCTGGGCCTGGCCGAACTCGTCTCCCCCAACTCCCGGGTGCCCTTCACCGTCGGGGTCTACGTGGTCGTGGCCGCGATCATGCTGCTCTTCGCCCACCTCTGGTTGCGCCGCTTCGAGCGTGGACCCGTCGAGTGGATGTGGAACCTCAGCTATCGCGCGCTCACGCGGCAGCGCTGA
- a CDS encoding nuclear transport factor 2 family protein: MSEYESIAQRYIDSWNEKDAGKRRALIDELYTADVVFTDPLVDLVGTDALDGMVAGAQEQFAGLEFGLGPVDGHHDIARFTWTLGAPGADEPIVVGFDVITLVDGRIGRVQGFLDKVPG; this comes from the coding sequence ATGAGCGAATACGAGAGCATCGCACAGCGGTACATCGACAGCTGGAACGAGAAGGACGCGGGTAAACGGCGGGCATTGATCGACGAGTTGTACACGGCGGACGTGGTATTCACCGATCCGCTGGTGGATCTGGTCGGGACCGATGCCCTCGATGGAATGGTCGCGGGAGCCCAGGAGCAGTTCGCGGGACTGGAATTCGGGCTCGGGCCGGTGGACGGGCATCACGATATCGCGCGGTTCACCTGGACCCTCGGTGCGCCCGGGGCCGACGAACCCATTGTGGTCGGGTTCGATGTGATCACCTTGGTGGACGGACGGATCGGGCGCGTGCAGGGATTCCTGGACAAGGTCCCGGGCTGA
- a CDS encoding TetR/AcrR family transcriptional regulator: MRVTGTSSRRQSTAADGRSTRWNGHKAQRRVAMLDAALAVIEDNGIEISVQQIADRLHVPRPVVYRHFDGRADLDEQIRRHILDSLLAELLPRLRPDGTVRDAVRGAVGTYVSWVEQHPNLHRFLTAAAPQGESSNVLAGARDRIGGQLADTFADTLARFGIDRNRARPMAFGTVGFVDGVVNSWRAAPTLTSEQVEGILTESVLSLLEGNARSLDVPLTRDTLVAEVFDRAQAQRIS; encoded by the coding sequence ATGCGAGTGACCGGAACCAGCTCGAGACGACAATCCACGGCCGCCGACGGCCGGAGCACTCGCTGGAACGGCCACAAGGCCCAGCGTCGCGTCGCCATGCTCGACGCCGCCCTCGCCGTGATCGAGGACAACGGCATCGAGATCTCCGTGCAGCAGATCGCCGACCGCCTGCACGTGCCCCGCCCCGTCGTCTACCGCCACTTCGACGGCCGCGCCGACCTCGACGAGCAGATCCGCCGCCACATTCTGGATTCGCTACTGGCCGAACTGCTTCCGCGCCTGCGACCCGACGGCACCGTCCGCGATGCGGTGCGCGGCGCGGTCGGCACCTATGTGAGCTGGGTCGAGCAGCATCCGAACCTGCACCGCTTCCTGACCGCCGCCGCACCCCAGGGCGAATCCTCGAATGTGCTCGCCGGCGCCCGGGATCGCATCGGCGGCCAGCTGGCCGACACCTTCGCCGACACCCTGGCCCGCTTCGGCATCGACCGGAACCGCGCCCGCCCTATGGCTTTCGGCACGGTCGGCTTCGTCGACGGCGTCGTCAACAGCTGGCGCGCCGCGCCCACCCTCACCTCCGAACAGGTCGAGGGCATCCTCACCGAATCAGTGCTCTCCCTGCTCGAGGGCAATGCCCGCAGCCTCGACGTGCCACTGACCCGCGACACCCTCGTCGCCGAGGTCTTCGACCGCGCCCAGGCCCAGCGCATCAGCTGA
- a CDS encoding arsenate reductase family protein, whose translation MAEVEIWHNPKCSKSRAAKSVLDDTGAEYTERRYLDNPPSAAEIRDVLGKLGLEPWDITRTAEAEAKELGVSGWGRTAADRNRWIEALAAHPRLIQRPIVFTADGRAILARDEDALGELR comes from the coding sequence ATGGCAGAGGTCGAGATCTGGCACAACCCGAAATGCTCGAAGAGCCGCGCCGCCAAGTCGGTGCTCGACGACACCGGCGCCGAGTACACCGAGCGCCGCTATCTCGACAATCCGCCCAGCGCCGCCGAAATCCGGGATGTGCTGGGCAAACTCGGGCTCGAGCCGTGGGATATCACCCGCACCGCGGAGGCCGAGGCCAAGGAGCTCGGCGTCTCCGGGTGGGGGCGCACGGCCGCTGATCGGAACCGCTGGATCGAGGCGCTCGCCGCGCATCCGCGACTGATCCAGCGGCCCATCGTGTTCACCGCGGACGGGCGGGCCATTCTCGCCCGCGACGAGGACGCCCTCGGCGAACTGCGCTGA
- a CDS encoding nitroreductase family deazaflavin-dependent oxidoreductase, which yields MDQHTAATRYIAPKGIEPLMNRFFNMLPKLGISIMGSRLLAVRGRKSGEWRTTMVNLMVTEDGTRYLVAPRGQTQWVKNLRVAGAGELRLGRKAEPFTAVEVADADKTPVLREYLKRWGWEVGQFFEGITKNATDAELADIAPGFPVFRIA from the coding sequence ATGGACCAGCACACCGCCGCCACCCGCTACATCGCCCCGAAGGGCATCGAGCCGCTGATGAACCGCTTCTTCAATATGCTGCCCAAGCTCGGCATCAGCATCATGGGCTCGCGCCTGCTGGCCGTGCGCGGACGCAAGAGCGGCGAATGGCGCACCACCATGGTCAACCTGATGGTCACCGAGGACGGCACCCGCTACCTGGTGGCCCCGCGCGGGCAGACCCAGTGGGTGAAGAACCTGCGCGTCGCCGGCGCCGGTGAACTGCGCCTGGGCCGCAAGGCCGAACCGTTCACCGCCGTCGAGGTGGCCGATGCCGACAAGACCCCGGTGCTGCGCGAGTACCTGAAGCGCTGGGGCTGGGAGGTGGGCCAGTTCTTCGAGGGCATCACCAAGAACGCCACCGACGCCGAATTGGCCGATATCGCACCGGGTTTCCCGGTATTCCGGATCGCGTGA
- a CDS encoding TetR/AcrR family transcriptional regulator, which yields MSVAKTARERARAEITREITDAARRQLAESGAAALSLRAIAREMGMVSSAIYRYFPSRDELLTALIIEAYDAIGAAVEKGVATAENPRARWRGAANAVRAWAIAHPHEYALLYGSPVPGYRAPEATIAPASRVPIAVLGAVHRAWESGTLAEHGDTLDPELAAQAAGIAAQFAPGLPEAVVVRTVIAWTQVFGAVSFELTGQYANTLDPAGPLFDYSVNAMADLIGLRD from the coding sequence ATGAGCGTCGCCAAGACCGCCCGCGAACGGGCCCGCGCCGAGATCACCCGGGAGATCACCGATGCCGCGCGCCGGCAACTCGCCGAGAGCGGCGCGGCCGCCCTGTCGCTGCGCGCCATCGCCCGTGAGATGGGCATGGTGTCCTCGGCCATCTACCGGTACTTCCCGAGCCGCGACGAACTGCTGACCGCGCTCATCATCGAGGCGTACGACGCCATCGGCGCGGCGGTCGAAAAGGGCGTCGCCACTGCCGAGAATCCCCGCGCGCGATGGCGTGGGGCGGCGAATGCGGTGCGCGCGTGGGCGATCGCGCATCCCCATGAATACGCGCTGCTGTACGGCTCGCCGGTGCCGGGCTATCGCGCGCCGGAGGCCACCATCGCGCCCGCCTCCCGCGTGCCGATCGCGGTGCTGGGCGCGGTCCATCGGGCGTGGGAGAGTGGAACTCTCGCCGAGCACGGCGACACCCTCGACCCGGAACTGGCCGCGCAGGCGGCCGGGATCGCCGCGCAGTTCGCGCCCGGCCTGCCGGAGGCCGTCGTGGTCCGGACGGTGATCGCCTGGACGCAGGTGTTCGGCGCGGTGAGCTTCGAGCTCACCGGCCAGTACGCCAACACCCTGGACCCGGCCGGGCCGCTGTTCGACTACAGCGTGAACGCCATGGCCGACCTCATCGGTCTGCGGGATTAG
- a CDS encoding bile acid:sodium symporter family protein yields the protein MREIYVGSMFTVFIPLALAVVMFGLGLTLTVGDFARVLRYPKAVVIALLCQMVLLPVICFGLIHLFGLDGVLAVGMMLLVAAPGGPSANLFSHIAGGDVALNISLTAINSILAMFTLPLVVALAYDQFLDGEANLGLRPDKFIQVFAIVLVPAAIGMWVHRRFTDWSERMRGKVKIASMVVLAVVVAGAIAKQIDTFTDNIGKLAAISLLLSTLSFAIGYYVPRLFAIDPRQAVASAMEIGIHNGAIAIAVATSVLHNDDMAVPGATYGVLMNIPAVAAAYLLGRQLRRSTPEPAPIA from the coding sequence GTGAGGGAGATCTACGTGGGTTCGATGTTCACGGTGTTCATACCGTTGGCGCTTGCTGTGGTGATGTTCGGGCTCGGACTGACCTTGACGGTGGGGGATTTCGCCCGGGTGCTGCGCTATCCGAAGGCGGTGGTGATCGCGCTGCTGTGCCAGATGGTGCTGCTTCCGGTGATCTGTTTCGGGCTCATTCACCTGTTCGGGCTCGACGGCGTACTGGCGGTCGGGATGATGCTGCTGGTCGCGGCGCCCGGCGGGCCTTCGGCAAACCTGTTCAGCCACATCGCCGGTGGTGACGTGGCGCTCAATATCTCGCTGACCGCGATCAATTCGATCCTGGCCATGTTCACCCTGCCGTTGGTCGTGGCGTTGGCCTATGACCAATTCCTCGATGGGGAAGCCAATCTCGGGTTGCGTCCGGACAAATTCATCCAGGTGTTCGCGATCGTGCTGGTGCCCGCCGCGATCGGCATGTGGGTGCATCGGCGATTCACCGACTGGTCCGAACGCATGCGCGGCAAGGTGAAGATCGCGTCGATGGTGGTGCTGGCCGTGGTCGTGGCGGGTGCGATCGCGAAACAGATCGATACTTTCACCGACAATATCGGCAAGCTGGCGGCCATCTCCCTGCTGCTGTCCACGCTCAGTTTCGCCATCGGCTACTACGTTCCCCGGCTGTTCGCCATCGACCCGCGCCAGGCTGTCGCGTCGGCGATGGAAATCGGAATCCACAACGGGGCCATCGCGATCGCGGTGGCGACCTCGGTGCTGCACAACGACGACATGGCGGTGCCGGGTGCGACATACGGTGTGCTGATGAACATTCCGGCGGTGGCCGCCGCCTACCTGCTGGGTCGTCAGCTCCGGCGATCCACGCCGGAGCCCGCACCGATCGCCTGA